In Spirochaetota bacterium, the genomic window TTTATGGTGAAATACACAACACAATCCTTTATCCTACCTATATCCTCAACGACAGGTTCTGTTTCATTATCGGATACACCATACTTTTTCATCATCTCATTTGTTATTACAACCCAAACTATCTTGCTATCACAACACGCTTTGATATTCAGAAAGACTTCTCCCTCAAACTTTATGAAGTTCAGAGATTTGTTTTGGAACATTGCCATTGTGAAGAACGATGGTTTTATACCAGTCTTGAGTAATTCCGAAGCAATTATGTGTGTATACGGTCTAACCGAATCAAACCTAAACGAACCACTATCACCTACAATAGCAGGATAGATAAGCATAGCAAGATCCTTATCTATCTCTACTCCTAGAGATTTTGCTATGTTATACACTATTTCTCCAGTTCCGACTACTTCAAGTTCAACTAGATTGTAATCGCCAAACATATCGTTGTCATGATGGTGGTCTATATTTACAACTGTCTTAAATTGAGATATGAGTTTCTGAAAGGTTTTACCTATTCTTTTCTTCTCACCACTGTCAAGGACTACTAGAACATAGTTAGATAGATCTATATTATTCAGTTCTTCAACCCCCTTTATACTGTCCCAAGTTGGTATGAATGAGAATATCCTTTCAAAAACCTCTTTTCTCTCTTCGCTAACCACTAAAACTTCTTTTTTACCGAGTTTTTTGAGTATATAGGAGAGCGAGAGAGATGAACCAACAGCATCGTAGTCTGGATTTACGTGAAAGGTTATAACAAACTTATCTTCCTTTTTTAGTATTTCCTTTATGTCTTCAATAGTCGAATTTGCGATCCTATCATTTACTATCATACTCTAAATCTCCTTTAACCTCTTTTAGTATTTCAAACACTTTCATACTTTCGTCTAGGTTAATAAATTCAAAGAATATCTCTGGTGAATGGATTGTTTTCAAGGTTTTTGCTAAACTTCTTCTTATAAAGCTTTTTGCTTTTATAAGACTCCTTATACTGCTTTTTATATCTTCTTTTTCACTTGAAAAGATACTCAACTTTACTGTTGCATATTTTAGATCCTTTGATAACTCAACATCAAAAACGCTTATAATACCTTTTACTCTCTCATCTCGGAGTTGAGAAATTATTTTTGAGATTTCGCTTTGTATGAAGGAAGATACTCTCTTTATTCGCAATTCTTTAGCCATACATAAAGGATTAATAATAGTAATAATAGTTTTCAATTTCAACCGAAGTTTGAAGAATTTCAATTTCAAAACCTTCTATTATACCTTACATTCAACCTTGGTTCAAATGTAGGCTTGTTTTCAACTAGTGATGAGGAGTATTGGAATTCTAGGAAGAAATTGTAAATAGACCAACTAACAACAAAATTGTGCAACATAACATTAGTAAATTCACTTTCATTACCAACTGTATCAATAAGTAATCTATATTCAAGTAATACATTTGGTATAATATTTTTACCAATCCTTAATTCTGTGCCTTTCATAATGTCTCTAAATGTGAAGAAAGGATTTCCCTCAACAAGAGATAGGAAGTATGTTGATACAAACGGTGACCTAAAGGTGAATACATCAAGACCCGTATATCTTCTTACATTGTATGATAACGCTTCATACAAACCAACTTTCTCTATAAGTGATATACCTTGTTTTAGAGTCCCCCTTAATTCAGTTGGTAATCCTAGTAACGATGCTATCTCAGATTGGCTCCTTTCAGGTTGTGACCTAAACGAAGACCTAATTGATGTTGCCTTTCCAGATACATCCATAATTACCCTAACATTCTCTTCCGTTCTGTTGTCAAAAGCATAAGTGTACAGTGTTCCACTTACAAAAGGAACAAAATCCATCTCCTCCCCAGAAAAAACTATTCTCAGGTTATCAATGTTGAAGTTCTTACCTAGATATATAAGACTACCAGAACTTATGTTAGCAGACCCCGTTAAGAGTAGTGTGTTTTTAGCAAAACTACCTTTTACTACTATATTCCCATAATCTACTCTACCGTTTATAACCTCAGATTCAAAGTGCGAGTTGGTCATAGATATAGATAAATTCCAATCTGCTATCTGGGCGAAGTTGTAACCAAAGAACTCGTCTGTTTGACTTACTTGAACGATAAAGTAATATACTTTTGAACTATCAAGTAATCTGATATTACCACTCATCTGTGGTGCATTTGCTCTACCTCTTATATTAAGGTTTGCTACGGAAGGTCCTTGAATTATGAGACCTCCCCCTAAATCTAGGTTTAAACTCAAGTTTCCTCTTAAATTAACTATTGATATATCAAGCGATGGATCTCCTATATTCTTTAGGTCTATAACAGAGGATACATTTACGGTAATATTACCACTTGACAACGGTATGTTTTTGGCTATGATTTTACTATCTCGTAGTTCTACATTCGCTCTTTGGACACTAAATACTGAGTTGATAAAATTGATCCTGATAGATTTTAGCGATAGAATTGCATACCCATGCATATCCAATCCATCAGGTTTTATGACAACTCTTGTCTTCCCAAATTCCAACATACCTTCTATATCATCCACAAAATCAGGAACGATAAGGAATTCAACTGGTATCCTACCGTTCAAATAACCATCAACTACTCCTTCTTGAATGTCCGCTTTATATTCATACAATTTTTCATTATCTCTTGTGTAAGATACTGTCAAGGTGTCATTATCCTTGTAAATATTAAGTCCATCTCCAGTCCCTTCAAGTTTGATAACATTACCTTCTACAACGATTCTTCTTTGCCATTTCTCATTAAGACCCGAGAATCCTTGTGTATCAACATTTACACTTCCCTCAAACTTATCTTCTAAAAATCTCCCGGTAATCTGTATAGCGTCCCTACTCGTCCTTGCATTCCCAACCCTTTCCTTAAAGTATAATCTTGAAGACAATGAATTTTTGTTAAATGCTGTGTATAAGTAGAATATGTTATAGTAATTCACAATTGTAGCATTTATCTTAATACTTTCATCCTTATAAGCGTTTAGCCTAACCCTGTTGAATATACCTTCAGTTTTTAAATATAGGTCTGCTATGATTTCTTCAATCATTTCATAGAGATGTTTTTTTGTCATGTTTAATCTTGTTCTCAAACTACCATCTATCCAAGATATAACACCAAACGCTAATGGAAGTTTTTTAAAGTCTGCTATTATATCTAATCTTTCTGGAAGTCCTAGAATAACCAATATCCTTGAGTCACCTATTTTTAGTCTAGATATCACTCCATCACTTACTTTCAGGTCACCAGAGAATTCAATTGCTCTAGTTTCGGTATAGATAAAACCATTCGTTATTACAATACTCTCAAAACTACCTATTAGGTCAGACTTGAGATGAAAGGTTCCAAACTTCAGACCAATTTCTACATTTATATTATCACCAACTATACCCTGTAATTTCGTAAGCGTCAAATCTCCTAGAGGTATGTCTTTGAGTGATAATTCTACCAATAGTGCTTTGATATCTAGATCAATACTACCATACTTTCTAGAGACCAGACTAATTTTTGATGAATTACCAGTAACTCTAAAGTAATCCTCAATATTTTGTCGTTTGAGTTTAACTATACCTGTTGCATAGTCTGAATTGTAGAGTATCTCTCCTTCTAGTGAGAGTTCAAGGTTTTTAATGTTGAGCCTCTTAATGTTTATAAAGTTATTGTTAATCCTAACATCAGCAATAACTTGATCATTCTCTCCGTTTATGTAAAGAAGAAAATTAGTGTTTGAAAAACTTACAACTACTATAATATTACTTGAGTTTAGAAAAGGAATATTCCCTAAAATCTGAGACAATAACTTATCCTTTATCTCAATCCTTCCGTCAAGTTTATCCAATCTTATACTTCCATCTAGGTAACTATTTACAACTACAATCCTGTTTGAATTTATAATCATCCCGTTCAACAAACTCCCTTTAACAGGACCAATATCAATATAAGATGAGTTAATTTTTATGTTATCTTTAACTTCCGAAAGGAAATATCCATCAAGTTTTAATTTTCCTAAATAGAAGTTTTTGATTGAAAACGACAAAACTCTATTCTCAAGGTCAATAGACAACCTCTTACTGTTCGTATTTCTGTACCTTACTTTTAGAGTAGTATCTTCATCAAGTCTTTTGTAGTATATGTAGAAATTCGTGGAGATTACATTTAGAAAAGTTCCATCACTTGACAGGTTAAAAGTAATAATTGAGTCCTTTAAAATACTTTTAAACATGTTTTCAACATCAGGTGCGAATTCTGGTGGTATCAGTGCGGATAGATAAGAACTCACAGGATAGAGCCTGTCGAGAAGGTCATAAACTTGAATTTCAAACTTTATGTTTTCGGAAGAAAGTTCCATATATGCGTAGTAGTCTGGATCTAGAAATATTCCTACTATTCTATCATCCTGTTTTGAAAGATGAACCTTGACATCTACAATACCTATATTAAACAAATGATTACTCGTGAAAACCAAAAAACCGTTTAGGTTGCTTATGTTTCCCTGATTATCTATTGTTATTATACCCGACGACTCAAGTGTAGATTGTAGTATTGGTGTAGATTCGTTAAGATCCAACTTTATCTGAGTCAAGACATCAAATACAACATTACCATCTATCACATTAATAGATGTATTATCTATTCCTACACGAATACCTTCAGTGATAATAGTAATATCATTGAACCTAAATCTAGAGCCTTGCAGTAGATTTAGAATATCGTAAATATACTTTCTTTCAAACTGATTTGTCCCAGTAGTTGAAGAATTAATTGATAGTAGTTGTATTACTACATTGGATGTATACAAATAACTTATTGGTATTCTTCTTAAAATTAACTTTCTTACGTCAATCATTAATTCAATATCCTTCAAGGTCACTATGAAGTCAGAATTAGAAATTTCAACACCCTCTACCCTTACTAAAAGATCTGGAGTAATTACCACCCTCTTAACCTTTGCATATATATCAAAAGTTTCAAGTTGCTCCATTAATACATCCTTGTTTGAATTAACCAGTATGTTAGCAAGACCTATGACAAGAAAATACATTAGAACTATTAGAATAACTACCTTAATTGGTGAAAAACTTAGTTTCATATTACATTAAAATTATACTAAAAAATCTAACACTCAAGAAAATTAGAAAGTTAATTCACTAAAAGTGCTAACATTAATTTCAGGAACAGTCTTTTTTACTAATCCTTTCAAAACCTGTCCGGGACCAACTTCTATTACAAGATCTGGGTTTAGTGATTTTATATACTCAACTATGCTCGTCCATAGAACGGGTGAGTACATTTGTTTTTCCGTAATATCCAACATTTCCTCTTTTGAAGATGGGTATGGTTTTGCGTTGTAGTTTGCTATCACTGGTATGGATGGTGAAGATAGGTTTATGGTTTCTAGAAACTTTCTAAATTCTTTCGCTGGAGCTTCCATAAGCTTTGAGTGAAATGCTCCAGATACTGCTAATTCAATTACTCTTTTAGCACCAGCAGACTTGAGTAGTTCGGTTGCTTCTTGTATAGCTGATCTATAACCGGATATAACAGTCTGGTCAGGTGCATTGTAATTAACTGGTTCTACATACTTACCTTGGTCTGTGAGTTTATCGCATATTTCTTTTATTTTCTCTGGTGCTAGTCCTATAACTGCTGCCATACCACCTTTACCTTCAGGGTCTGCCTTGGACATAAGTTCTCCTCTCTTCCTCACAATCTTCACACCATCTTCAAACGAAAACACTCCTGATGAGTAGAGAGCAGAGTATTCACCTAGACTATGCCCCGCAACAGCGATAATATTCATATCCTTAATCTCTCTCTTTATAACCTCTAACATACAAGCAGAGATTAGGAATATACTTGGTTGTGCGTTGTACGTGTCTTTAAGTGTGTCTTCACTACTTCTAAATATTATCTCCTCCATATCTACTCCTATTACATTACTAGCAGTTTTGAACATCTCTCTCACATAATCAAACCTATCATAGATGTCCTTACCCATTCCAACCGATTGAGACCCCTGTCCCGGAAAGATTAAAACTACATTTCTCATAAACAACCTCCCAAGAAATTTTAATCGGATATATCCATATCTATCTACTTTTCATCTTGACTCTATAGGTTCTAGAATTTGGCAGATCAACATATTTAATCAAACTTGGAATTAATCTTTATGGGAATAAACAATGATTATCCAACAATAGACATATCTACTTACGAAAGTATAAGTTATCTAACTATATACCTTTTAGGATTCACCTTTCTTCCATTTTTTATGACCTCAAAGTGTAGATGTGGTCCTGTTGTCATACCTGTATCACCTACTCTTCCTATGATATGTCCTCTACTTACTCTCTGGCCTTCTTTTACCAGTATTTTAGAAAGATGTCCGTATAGCGTTTTAGTTGATGAACTGTGTTTTATGACTATGAAGTATCCATATCCTTCGTCGTATCCAGTTTTTTCAACTATTCCATACATTGCAGATTTCACAGGAGACCCGTAAGGTGCGGATATGTCAAGACCTGAATGGAATCTACGGAGGCCTAAAACTGGATGTATCCTATACCCATAACCAGATGTAAATCTACCTAGAAGTGGTTTCAAAAAACCTATACCAAGCATATCAGTAATCTCCCGCCAACTCAATTCTACTCCCGGAACTAGACATTCATTCTTGAAATGCATTTTATAGCCGTTTGCTATGAACACTTCAAATGGATGAACATTATACTTACTCGCAACATCAAATACAGAGAAACTACCAGCCTTCCTATACTTTACAACATCTTCTTCCGCATAAAGAAGATTCTTTCCAACCGCCAAAGATTGCGATGACAAAACATTAAGACTCACTAGTGTGCTTATGGAAGTGCCTAACTTCTTTGATATACTTAGTAGTGTGTCTCCTTTAACTACTTTGTATTCTTTAATTTGTATCGGTGATACATCAATACCCAAGTATCTTCTGTAAAAAAGATGTATGATATATTCATCACTTTTTGATACAAGTGAAGGAATTAGGTTTGAGATAATACTGTATAGAGACACTATTATCATCACTAGAGATATTAGGGCTATGGTGATAGGTCCGAGTTCTTTAAGTGCCAGTAGTAGTTGTTGTATAAATAGTCTTCTTCTTACCGAATAATTAAGTTTAAGGATTTGCCTATAAAGGCTCATAATTTATCTCTTCAGATTAACTGCAGTTCCAAGCATACTATCGGTTGTTTGGATGCTTTTTGAATTAAACTCATAAGCTCTCTGTGCTACTATCATATCAACAAACTCTCTAACTGCATTTACATTTGACATTTCAAGAAAACCTTGGTGAAGTTTCCCAAAACCATCTTTTGAAGGTATTCCTTCGTAAGCAGGACCTGAAGCAGGTGTTTCCCTGAAAAGGTTCTCACCAATACTGTCAAGTCCGGCAGGGTTTGTAAATCTGTAGAGTTTTATTTGACCGACTTCAATCTCATCGTTTGAGTCAAAAACTTTAGCATACACCATCCCATTATCAAGTATCTTTATACTCTCAAATCTAAAACCTTCTGGAAATACTATCTGAGGGTCAAACCTATACCCGTTTGATGTTAGTAATTCTCCGTTTGAGTCCAGTTTAAATGAACCATCTCTTGTGTATGCGTATGTTCCATCAGGTAGCACTATTCTGAAGTATCCCTCACCTGCTATCGCTACATCAAGTTTGTTACCAGTATTCTGTAGTGCTCCTTGTGTGTGAAACTTGAATGTTGCCGAAGGTTTAACACCAAGTCCAACCTGTATCGGCACAGGATAGATTGTAAGTTCAGAAGAAGGAGTTCCTGCCATTCGCTGTGTCTGATAGAGTAATTCCTCAAACTCTGCTCTACTTCTTTTATAGCCAGTTGTGTTAATGTTAGCAAGGTTGTTTGATATAACATCTATGTTAAACTGTCCTCCTATCATCCCAGATGCTCCAGTCCAGAGCGACCTGACCATAACTACCTCCAAATCACAACTAATCCTAATTTTCGTATAAATTTGAACAAACTCAATGTTTGAAACAATAGGTACAGAAGAATTAAACAAGTCTTAAATACAAGAGCTTCGTAGAATTTTGTTTTCCAAGAAAACCTGAAATTTCCTAAGAATTTTCAATCTATCTCTACTAGTTTTAGATACACTAACATATACTAAACTTACACAATTTACACTACCTGTCTTGCTAACTATTCTGATTTAACTTCGTTTTGTCGTGTTAGATAGACAAAGAGACACCTAATAACTTATCTTCTTAATTTCTTTTATCTTTTTCTCCTCCATCGCAAGGACATGCTTCTCCTCTAGCAATTCTTCAAGTATCTCTTGGTCCGTTGTATCTTTTGATACTCTCTCTATTATTGCTTGAATTTCTCTCTTCCTCTCCCTTATGTTCTTTATCTTGTAGAGACTTAGAAGGAAGTCAAAATCTTCCTTTAGGTTTTCGGAGTAAGTCCTTACAAATCCAGCGACTTTTGACTCAACTTCAGACTGTAGTAGGTAAAGTTGATTTATAGTCTCATCATCTATCTCCTCACTTATAAGGTAATTCTCAAGAAAGAATAAGTATGACCTAGCAGTTTCATCTCTTATATCACTTATATCTACTTCCGACTTTAGTGTCTCTATGAGAATGTTGTTTTTGGATATCATGTAAGCGAGTATAAGTTCCAGAGTGTTAAGAGAAAGACTTGAATAATTTACCATAATGTTATCAATGGTAATACGCTGTCTATTTTGATACTTCTCAAACTCTGAACGCATTATGGTCTGACTTATTCCCATCATTTCAGAGACTTTTTTAAGCGCTTCTTCTTTGTCGTATAGATTTCTAAACACAGATATTAGCGAAAAAAATTTTAGAACAAGAGACATCCTTGAGTTTTTATCAACACTACTCATCAAATCTTTGTAGGACTCAATAAAGAAATCAATTACACTCATAGAATTAGATAGTAACAATTTTTCATCTATCACCTCTCCCTTGTTATCGTAAAATTTGATAAACTCATCTGGGTCCTTCTGACTAACTTTTACAACCTTTACATCAAGGTCGGAGTTGTTCATTATAAGAAAAACTGCTCTCTCAACTGCGTTTATCCCCGCATTATCAGAGTCAAAGAATAGATATATCTCTTTGGCTATATTACTTATCAGTCTAAGTTGCTCAACCGTAAGAGAAGTTCCCATAACCCCACAAACATTATCAATCCCTTTCCTGTGAAGAGATATAACATCAAAATACCCTTCTACCAAGAAAACTCTTCCCGTTTCTCTTATCGCATTTTTTGCGTTGTTTAAACCAAAAAGTATCTGTCTTTTTTTGAATATTGGTGTCTCCGGTAGATTTATATACTTTGGTTCTTTAGTGTCTTCTGAAAGTGTTCTGCCAGCAAAACCAACAATATCACCATATTCGTTTTCAATAGGAAATGTTAGTCTATTTCTCAAAAGGTCTATAGGTCCTGATGTTGTGCTAACCACAAGTCTTGACTCAAAGATCGTCTCATCAGTGAAGAATTTTGACTTCAAGTATCTATACAACAAATCTTTTGAGTTTGGAGACATACCAAACTTGAACTTCTTTGCAGTTTTTGAGTCTATTTTCCTACTTTTTAGGTAGTTTATTCCTATCTTTTGTTTGTCTCCTTTGGTTAGGTAGTAGTAGAAGAATTTCTGTGCTTCCATATTGAGTTGCTTTAGAGATAAGATTATTGACCTACTTTTAGATGTCCTTGACAGATAACTATCAATATCGATTCCTGCTTCTTTTCCAACCTTTCTAACTGCCTCCATAAATGATATTTTCTCAATCTCCATAACGAAAGTTATGACATCGCCAGTCTTGCCGCACCCGAAGCAGTGGAATATCCCCTTATCTGGAGAGATAGTAAAAGAAGGTGTCTTATCATTATGGAACGGACAGTTTGCGATATAATTTTTACCGGACTTCTTTAGGTTTATGTATCTACCTATAACATCTTCTATCCTAACGAGACTCTTTATGTTGGATATGATTTCCCTTATGTCCATACTAAAAATTCTGTAGGAACTTTCTAATGATATTTTCGCCGTTCTTGTGACTCTTTTCTGGATGAAACTGAACTGCAAAAATGTTATCAACAAGTATTGATGATGTAAAGACCTCTCCGTTATAGTCGGTTGTAGTATTTACCACAGTATTATCTTTAGGATTTGCATAGAATGAATGGACGAAATAGAAGTACTTACCTTCATCTTCAGAGTTGAAAAACAGAGTTTCTTTCTTAACATTTACCTGATTCCAACCTATATGTGGTATAGGTTGAGCAAATCTGAACCTAACAACTTCACCTTTAAGAATCCCTAATCCTTCGTAAGTTCCATTTTCATAACCAATCTCAAAAAGAACTTGAAGCCCAACACATACTCCCATAAACTTTCTACCACTCCTTATCCATTCCCTAACAAACTCGTCAATCTTACTTTCCTTTAGGTTTTTCATCACATCTCCAAAAGCGCCAACCCCTGGAAGTATTATCTTACTAGATGCCCTAAGGACTTCTATATCAGAAGAAACTACAACTTCAATCCCCATACTCTTTCCAACACGAACGATAGCGTTAATCATACTTCTTATATTACCAGCTCCATAGTCTATGATTCCAACCATAAGAAAATTATAAACAAAAACCTAGATTGCTTATAAATTTGAAAGACTTCAAACCTTTTGAATATATTTGTTTTTATGAGGTTGGTACTGAGAATTTTGTTGATTCTAACTACAACTCAAGCATTAATATTCGCAAACGTAAACAATCTCCTGCCATCACAACCTGCTCTAGTTGTAAAATTCCAGAGTTTTAAGTATTTTAACGAGAACTTGTCAAATCTCATCTTGCTTATGTTCCCAAGATCTTATAACGAGACTATGAGCTCTATAAAATCATATTTTGAAGAAATATTCGGTGTTGATATAACTGAATTGAGTAATCTTGAAAGTATAGGAATTAGCACAAATAGAGAGTTTGGATTCGGCTTTAATCGTAAGGGGCAACCTTTCATAATACTACCGATAAGCACAACAAACCTTGATGAGAGAATAGTAAGACTTCAAAATATACTCTATAAACTAGCATTCACAAGTTTTACATTCACGAGAGACTACATAATAGCGACTGGTAAGGACTTTGAGAAAAGTATGGTATCACAACTTCCAAGTGACTATAATGTATATCTGTCAAACCCTGTTTTTGACACAATAACTCCTTTCAAGATACCTTTAGCATTTTCAGAGAACTACCTAGTAGTTAAGTTGAAGACAATATCTTCTAACTTGATTTCACTAGAACTCTTTCAAACTCCCGTTATGCTTGAGATAACAAATCAGTCGTTCAGGCTTGACAACATAAGTTATACATTTCAAAAGGATAGTATTCCAATAATTATTGACCTCAAGATGAGACCGATAGATATCATTTCCAACATTCGCTTTTTTGAGAGAACCATTGATCTAGGAATATACAAAATCCTTACTAACTTTGAGAAGGAGTTTGAAGTTAACACTATTGAAGTAATCACGAATCTTGTAGGTCCCTCAACATTCTTTATATACGGTTATAACAACGAACTCAACAACAAAATAATGTTCGTATCTTCAGTAAACGACCAAAACCTTATGATCAGGACGATTGATAGAATGGCTAGAGAAATGGCTAGAAAAAGAGATGTGTTTAAGTTCTCAATTTTTGACAAAACATTCTACAGACTACCTATAAAAGAAAACCATAATCTCTATGTAGGTGTAATATTCAACAGATTTATAGTATCTACTGATAGAGATATTCTAATAGGTTTTGTTAGGAATATAGCAAATGATGTTAAAGAATTTACAGAAGAGCATAAGGGAGCAATAAATGTAGTGATCAATTCGCAACCTACATTAAACAACACTGTTAGAATAAACACTTCGGAAGTCAATCCTTTTATCCGACAGATACTACCGCTTGTTGTTCAGAGCAAGAGAGTAATAATCTCATCACAGATAGTTACAAACACTGTTTATAGTTCTATCAACATTGAATACTAATTTTTTAGGTTCAATCAGTCAGTAGATTTTGATTTCTACTGGATGATCAGGTAAGTTCTTAAACTATTTTTATCTAACTTGCTCTTTCTTCTAGACGGTTTTTTAGTTAAGAGGCTCATTCAGCACTAAAGTATTCAAATATTGTAACAAAAGAAATGCACTTGGTTATGAATTTTTATATGAGTTTCGGGGCTTTGTTACTGAGTTAAGGTTTTATTTCTTGCAACTAGGAGATGATTGCTTTGAGGCAAAATCTTTGTGTTAGTTATTTTACAGTAGTCCGAGATATTGTACACTGAATCTCTATTTTACTTCTAGAGTTCAAGGAACTCCTTTTAAAATCTTTAGGCTATATGGTAATTCAAGATAACTTGAAATTTGTGAAGGTATCCTTTGCACTCCAACGATTATATCGAAGTTTTCAGATTTGCTTTGAATTACTTGTTTCTTAACTTTCTGTGCCAATTCCAAGCGTGATTAATTATATCTTCAATACCATATTCTGGTGTCCAGTTCAAAACCTTCTTTGCTTTGTCACTCTTTGCTATTAGGATGGGTGGATCTCCAGGTCTTCGCTCAACTTCTTCAACTGGGAAGTTAATCTTCGTAACTTTCTTGACTGTATCTATAATTTCTCTTACGCTAAAGCCTGTTCCATTACCTAGATTGAAGTAGTTTGAGCTATTACCTTGAAATAGGAATTCAATACCTTTTATATGTGCGGTTGCAAGGTCATTTACGTGAATGTAGTCTCTTATACAAGTTCCGTCTGGGGTAGGGTAGTCAGTTCCGAATATCTTTATTGACTTTCTGATTCCTAGTGCAGCATCTAAAATGAGGGGTATAAGATGTGTTTCAGGCTCGTGTGCTTCACCTAGTTCTCCATCAGGGTCTGCACCAGCAGCATTAAAATACCTAAACGCAACATACTTAAGTCCGTGTGCATCAGAATAATCTTTTAAAACCTGCTCTATCATCCATTTTGTTCTACCATAGGGATTTATAGGATTTTTCACTTCTTCTTCATCTATAGGAACATTCTCTGGCATTCCATATACTGCAGCGGTTGATGAGAATATTATTTTATCCACTCCAACATCAAGCATAGTATCAAAAAGGTTTAAAGCATTATACAGGTTATTCTGGTAATACTTTCTTGGGTTTTGAACTGATTCACCTACCTCAATGTAAGCGCAGAAGTGCATCACGATATCAATCTTGTAGTTCCTTAAGGTAAGTTCTAATTGTTTTCTATCACCTATATCACCAAGAACAAGCTTACCATATTTTGCAAGAAATTCATAACCGTGAGATAAGTTGTCATATATTATGACATTATAGCCTTGTTTTGAAAGCAACTTACAAACATGAGAACCGATATACCCGGCACCTCCTGCTACCAAAACATTCATATAGACCTCCTTATATCTTCATTTTCATAACTTCCCTAA contains:
- the dnaG gene encoding DNA primase; this translates as MDIREIISNIKSLVRIEDVIGRYINLKKSGKNYIANCPFHNDKTPSFTISPDKGIFHCFGCGKTGDVITFVMEIEKISFMEAVRKVGKEAGIDIDSYLSRTSKSRSIILSLKQLNMEAQKFFYYYLTKGDKQKIGINYLKSRKIDSKTAKKFKFGMSPNSKDLLYRYLKSKFFTDETIFESRLVVSTTSGPIDLLRNRLTFPIENEYGDIVGFAGRTLSEDTKEPKYINLPETPIFKKRQILFGLNNAKNAIRETGRVFLVEGYFDVISLHRKGIDNVCGVMGTSLTVEQLRLISNIAKEIYLFFDSDNAGINAVERAVFLIMNNSDLDVKVVKVSQKDPDEFIKFYDNKGEVIDEKLLLSNSMSVIDFFIESYKDLMSSVDKNSRMSLVLKFFSLISVFRNLYDKEEALKKVSEMMGISQTIMRSEFEKYQNRQRITIDNIMVNYSSLSLNTLELILAYMISKNNILIETLKSEVDISDIRDETARSYLFFLENYLISEEIDDETINQLYLLQSEVESKVAGFVRTYSENLKEDFDFLLSLYKIKNIRERKREIQAIIERVSKDTTDQEILEELLEEKHVLAMEEKKIKEIKKISY
- the hisH gene encoding imidazole glycerol phosphate synthase subunit HisH, with the protein product MVGIIDYGAGNIRSMINAIVRVGKSMGIEVVVSSDIEVLRASSKIILPGVGAFGDVMKNLKESKIDEFVREWIRSGRKFMGVCVGLQVLFEIGYENGTYEGLGILKGEVVRFRFAQPIPHIGWNQVNVKKETLFFNSEDEGKYFYFVHSFYANPKDNTVVNTTTDYNGEVFTSSILVDNIFAVQFHPEKSHKNGENIIRKFLQNF
- the galE gene encoding UDP-glucose 4-epimerase GalE — encoded protein: MNVLVAGGAGYIGSHVCKLLSKQGYNVIIYDNLSHGYEFLAKYGKLVLGDIGDRKQLELTLRNYKIDIVMHFCAYIEVGESVQNPRKYYQNNLYNALNLFDTMLDVGVDKIIFSSTAAVYGMPENVPIDEEEVKNPINPYGRTKWMIEQVLKDYSDAHGLKYVAFRYFNAAGADPDGELGEAHEPETHLIPLILDAALGIRKSIKIFGTDYPTPDGTCIRDYIHVNDLATAHIKGIEFLFQGNSSNYFNLGNGTGFSVREIIDTVKKVTKINFPVEEVERRPGDPPILIAKSDKAKKVLNWTPEYGIEDIINHAWNWHRKLRNK
- the flgG gene encoding flagellar basal-body rod protein FlgG, whose product is MVRSLWTGASGMIGGQFNIDVISNNLANINTTGYKRSRAEFEELLYQTQRMAGTPSSELTIYPVPIQVGLGVKPSATFKFHTQGALQNTGNKLDVAIAGEGYFRIVLPDGTYAYTRDGSFKLDSNGELLTSNGYRFDPQIVFPEGFRFESIKILDNGMVYAKVFDSNDEIEVGQIKLYRFTNPAGLDSIGENLFRETPASGPAYEGIPSKDGFGKLHQGFLEMSNVNAVREFVDMIVAQRAYEFNSKSIQTTDSMLGTAVNLKR
- a CDS encoding M23 family metallopeptidase — its product is MSLYRQILKLNYSVRRRLFIQQLLLALKELGPITIALISLVMIIVSLYSIISNLIPSLVSKSDEYIIHLFYRRYLGIDVSPIQIKEYKVVKGDTLLSISKKLGTSISTLVSLNVLSSQSLAVGKNLLYAEEDVVKYRKAGSFSVFDVASKYNVHPFEVFIANGYKMHFKNECLVPGVELSWREITDMLGIGFLKPLLGRFTSGYGYRIHPVLGLRRFHSGLDISAPYGSPVKSAMYGIVEKTGYDEGYGYFIVIKHSSSTKTLYGHLSKILVKEGQRVSRGHIIGRVGDTGMTTGPHLHFEVIKNGRKVNPKRYIVR